The Solibacillus daqui genome has a segment encoding these proteins:
- a CDS encoding ATP-binding protein yields MITETNLLHPLLLRKYVEHFERTMLVQPIEHILSEQQALELLVQLQQKTKNNPWLFQPVGITNFQQQYAIVYEDFLGQSLQQYQQQHQLSLHEIIQIALELTNACISFHQQGETIEYFSPRLIAIQPKRHKIKLVAPMTAKRAVTNMHAHNIQEAVYNAPEQTGRVVAEIDERTDLYILGTILFELITKKPLFQADNIGDALFFVLTKTPDEHLLEEHCQLKILQDITLKLLRKDKVERYQSAIGLRHDLHKAMDLLIQHQFNAYFALGEQDLPLLPMFSSKLYGRESEQIVLQQAYNKAKAGNKEIVFIKGISGIGKSFLAKSLMKQIINDHNYFLESKFEQLQEQHSFQPIVEPLRKLLQQIYLEGEQSIESFQIKMHEMELILTDSLILLIPELEWFINEEFRIVQESKQYTLQLNAIIFASIEKILHIFALLKKTLVIFIDDMQWAETEVIQILEQIYNQYEGGHLLIIIASRDEICHANNELLLWQKELSAFSAIQVHLLSQNHIFSIVSDALKSQCETAHIVAQRIFQMTQGNPLFVHEVLRIFIKDKTVFYHLEKGLWEYDVEKLYQNIGNTDLFSFIESRMNMLSEASLSLLQIASCFGHNFDFELLLKLVNAPYYEILSNLEELISNGFIQALDTLLDFKHESIIENSQQLNAMKFQFVHDRIQQAAYEMLPHDVRLKTHFSISQLLQREDVRENQLQALVRQLNQCMELLSATEHQQLALWNYELGIKAKNAGLYSNARLYFNQSLRFLPEEKWISMREETIQIYMDIGECEYLVGNYEQSKNYIFEALSHAKSKLEKLKIYRLMSLIFIEEENSELVLNAGLQAMELCNLNIKIEPKTWEVAKEFILVKMALRNKTNEQLLNLKPIENEEIDVVIQIMINIVSNSFRISQNLTGLILLRLMRLQLQYGAPTESAIVFINYSLLLISGSNDVKEALRYGKLAVSMAEETENTYIKSRVYFIYSIFLNHWENDFETSIRYMRNVQQNMEQLGLYYNVTAMSCFLCSAKLLDGRSLEEISEELSLQQNLYGKYPSVLAVDFLEEFKYWVRVLKSPSAELIWNSHITLKNDEAVLVMHYTLRLRMAYLFKNETQIKSLLQDLAKQSEEVYSLPTTPIYHFFRTLCYFDFLQGRQSHSFSKNVFRKEIAASLRHFKHWSKHAPHQYEHIYMTLVAEEYAYKKQYKKATQAYNEALQLAEIYQFCHDAAVIHERMALLYMNQLETTKATYHITQGIEKLREWGATTIANNWEQDYSDYITTRVVKSLPILSYDMINLFDATHLLANEDFNIEQLLQQMLKTMLKQANATSGYFVRYINQQYSILANATSNQQPIPISLPAQLTEPSMKIIFDYVLQLGEVFVIGNLEKDPSYKHMKRSTKSVLCMPIKYKGKIQAFLYLENQLLVNAFSNVQLELLRLIATQMAVSLENLEIYNELENRVKERTATLDQMNVSLKEVNERLAINEQERKKLLQSISHELRSPLTSTLGYIESILDGVVNEKEQQMYYLRRSHDRLISLNRLIQDLFELAKLEAGRMDFTFNTLTVQEFFEHFAYRFESNVLEANLAYSASGNLEPNSYVNVDLLRVEQVISNLVSNAIKYTEKGRVALKMSIEEEELVCIIEDSGIGIPEHELPFIFDSYFRASNSNILNSHGIGLAICKEIISQHNGKIYADSNDMGSRFYFTMPIQH; encoded by the coding sequence ATGATTACCGAAACGAACTTATTACATCCACTACTGCTACGAAAATACGTTGAACATTTCGAACGCACAATGTTAGTACAGCCGATAGAGCATATTTTATCTGAACAACAGGCACTAGAATTACTTGTGCAGCTTCAACAAAAAACAAAAAATAATCCATGGCTTTTTCAGCCAGTTGGTATTACAAATTTTCAACAGCAGTATGCGATTGTTTATGAAGACTTTTTGGGACAATCATTACAACAGTATCAACAGCAGCACCAGCTATCATTACATGAAATTATTCAAATTGCACTGGAGCTGACAAACGCATGTATTAGCTTTCATCAACAAGGTGAAACGATTGAGTATTTTTCACCTCGTTTGATTGCGATTCAGCCTAAACGCCATAAAATTAAATTAGTTGCACCAATGACTGCAAAACGAGCTGTTACTAATATGCACGCTCACAATATACAAGAAGCCGTTTATAATGCACCAGAACAAACGGGTCGAGTTGTTGCAGAAATCGACGAACGTACAGACCTTTACATTTTAGGTACGATACTTTTTGAGCTCATTACAAAAAAGCCACTATTTCAAGCAGACAATATTGGCGATGCGCTCTTTTTTGTATTAACGAAAACCCCCGACGAACATTTACTTGAAGAGCATTGTCAGCTAAAAATATTACAAGACATCACGTTAAAGCTATTGCGAAAAGATAAAGTAGAGCGTTACCAATCGGCAATAGGCCTACGTCATGATTTACATAAGGCAATGGATTTACTAATACAGCATCAATTCAATGCATATTTTGCTCTTGGCGAACAAGATTTGCCTCTACTACCGATGTTTTCATCAAAATTATATGGCCGAGAAAGCGAGCAAATCGTTTTACAACAGGCCTATAACAAGGCAAAAGCCGGCAACAAGGAAATCGTTTTTATTAAAGGGATTTCAGGAATTGGAAAATCATTCCTCGCTAAATCTTTAATGAAGCAAATTATTAATGATCACAACTATTTTTTAGAAAGTAAATTTGAACAATTACAAGAACAGCACTCATTTCAGCCAATTGTCGAACCTTTACGTAAATTACTACAACAAATTTATTTAGAGGGTGAACAGTCCATTGAAAGCTTTCAAATAAAAATGCACGAAATGGAATTAATACTTACTGACAGTTTAATTCTACTCATCCCTGAGCTTGAATGGTTTATTAATGAAGAGTTTCGCATCGTGCAAGAAAGCAAGCAGTATACACTTCAATTAAACGCAATTATTTTTGCTTCAATCGAAAAAATACTGCATATTTTTGCGCTCCTAAAAAAAACACTTGTCATCTTTATTGATGATATGCAATGGGCTGAAACCGAGGTAATTCAAATTTTAGAACAAATCTACAACCAGTATGAAGGTGGTCATTTACTAATAATTATTGCGAGTCGTGACGAAATCTGCCATGCAAACAATGAACTACTACTATGGCAAAAAGAATTATCTGCTTTTAGTGCTATTCAAGTTCATTTACTTTCCCAAAACCATATTTTTTCAATCGTTAGTGATGCTTTAAAATCTCAATGTGAAACCGCCCATATCGTAGCACAACGTATTTTCCAAATGACTCAAGGAAACCCCCTTTTCGTCCACGAAGTATTAAGGATTTTTATTAAAGACAAAACGGTTTTCTATCATTTAGAAAAAGGGCTCTGGGAATATGATGTAGAAAAACTTTACCAAAATATAGGAAACACAGACTTATTTAGCTTTATAGAAAGTCGCATGAATATGCTTTCGGAAGCGTCATTATCTTTGTTACAAATTGCGTCTTGCTTCGGACATAATTTTGACTTCGAACTTTTATTAAAATTAGTAAATGCACCTTACTATGAAATACTATCTAATTTAGAAGAGTTGATTTCAAATGGCTTTATTCAAGCACTTGATACACTCTTGGATTTTAAACATGAATCGATTATTGAAAATAGCCAGCAGTTAAATGCGATGAAGTTTCAATTTGTGCATGACCGTATTCAACAAGCTGCCTATGAAATGCTGCCTCATGATGTGCGTTTAAAAACGCATTTTTCTATAAGTCAGTTATTACAACGTGAAGATGTTCGTGAAAATCAATTGCAAGCTCTTGTTCGTCAGCTAAATCAATGTATGGAGTTACTTTCTGCTACAGAACATCAGCAATTAGCTCTTTGGAACTACGAACTTGGCATTAAAGCGAAAAATGCTGGTCTTTATAGTAATGCGCGTCTATATTTCAATCAAAGTTTACGATTTTTACCAGAGGAAAAATGGATTTCAATGCGCGAAGAAACGATTCAAATCTATATGGACATTGGAGAATGTGAATATTTAGTAGGAAATTATGAGCAGTCGAAAAATTATATTTTTGAGGCGTTATCTCATGCGAAATCAAAACTTGAAAAATTAAAAATTTATCGTTTAATGTCGCTCATTTTTATTGAAGAAGAAAATTCAGAGCTCGTTCTAAATGCAGGATTACAAGCAATGGAACTGTGTAATCTTAACATTAAGATTGAACCAAAAACTTGGGAAGTTGCAAAAGAATTTATTCTTGTAAAAATGGCGCTACGTAACAAAACTAATGAACAGCTACTGAACCTGAAGCCGATTGAGAACGAAGAAATCGATGTTGTCATCCAAATTATGATTAACATCGTAAGTAACTCATTCCGTATTAGTCAAAACTTAACAGGTTTAATTTTACTACGCTTGATGCGATTACAATTGCAATACGGTGCACCAACTGAGAGTGCCATTGTCTTTATTAATTATTCTTTATTACTCATTTCAGGTTCAAATGACGTTAAAGAAGCATTACGTTATGGCAAATTGGCGGTATCAATGGCGGAAGAAACTGAAAATACATATATTAAATCTCGTGTCTATTTTATATATAGTATTTTCTTAAATCATTGGGAAAATGATTTTGAGACGAGTATACGATATATGAGAAATGTTCAACAAAATATGGAACAACTAGGTCTATATTACAACGTTACTGCTATGTCATGTTTTTTATGCAGTGCAAAGTTGCTTGATGGACGTTCCTTAGAGGAAATTTCTGAGGAATTAAGCTTGCAACAAAATCTTTATGGAAAATACCCGAGTGTTTTAGCGGTTGATTTTTTAGAAGAATTTAAGTATTGGGTTCGTGTTCTAAAATCACCTAGTGCGGAGCTTATTTGGAATTCACATATTACTTTAAAAAATGATGAAGCTGTATTGGTAATGCATTACACGCTGCGCCTTCGTATGGCTTATTTATTTAAAAATGAAACGCAAATTAAATCGTTGCTTCAAGATTTAGCAAAACAAAGTGAAGAAGTCTATTCATTACCAACAACACCGATTTATCATTTTTTCCGTACACTTTGTTATTTTGACTTTTTACAAGGTCGTCAATCACATAGTTTTTCGAAAAATGTATTTCGTAAAGAAATCGCGGCTAGCTTGCGCCATTTTAAACATTGGTCAAAACATGCACCGCACCAATATGAGCATATTTATATGACTTTAGTAGCCGAAGAGTATGCCTATAAAAAGCAATACAAAAAAGCAACTCAAGCTTACAATGAAGCACTTCAGCTTGCAGAAATATATCAGTTTTGCCATGATGCAGCAGTCATTCATGAACGAATGGCTTTACTTTATATGAATCAACTAGAAACCACGAAGGCAACTTATCATATTACTCAAGGTATCGAAAAACTTCGAGAATGGGGAGCAACAACGATAGCAAATAATTGGGAACAGGACTATTCAGATTATATTACAACACGTGTAGTCAAATCATTGCCCATCCTTTCCTACGATATGATTAATTTATTTGATGCAACGCATTTGTTGGCAAATGAAGATTTTAATATAGAACAATTATTGCAACAAATGTTAAAAACGATGTTAAAACAGGCAAATGCCACTTCTGGATACTTTGTTCGCTATATAAACCAGCAATATTCTATTTTAGCAAACGCGACAAGCAATCAACAGCCCATCCCTATTTCATTACCTGCACAACTTACAGAGCCTTCGATGAAAATTATATTCGATTATGTTCTGCAACTTGGGGAAGTTTTTGTGATCGGTAACTTAGAGAAAGACCCTTCCTATAAACATATGAAGCGCTCAACAAAATCTGTATTATGTATGCCAATCAAATACAAAGGGAAAATTCAGGCCTTTTTATATTTAGAAAATCAATTATTAGTTAATGCCTTTAGCAATGTACAGTTGGAATTATTACGCCTTATTGCTACACAAATGGCCGTCTCACTAGAAAATCTGGAAATTTACAATGAGCTTGAAAATCGTGTAAAAGAACGAACAGCAACACTCGATCAAATGAACGTTTCACTAAAGGAAGTCAATGAACGCCTAGCGATCAATGAGCAAGAACGTAAGAAATTATTACAAAGTATTTCGCATGAATTGCGTTCTCCATTAACATCAACATTAGGTTATATCGAATCCATTTTGGACGGGGTTGTCAACGAAAAGGAACAGCAAATGTACTATTTACGACGTAGCCATGACCGTTTAATTTCACTTAATCGGCTAATTCAAGATTTATTTGAGCTAGCAAAATTAGAAGCCGGGCGCATGGACTTTACTTTTAATACGCTAACAGTGCAGGAATTTTTCGAGCACTTTGCATATCGTTTTGAATCGAATGTATTAGAGGCGAATTTAGCTTACTCCGCTTCAGGAAATTTAGAGCCAAACTCCTACGTAAATGTGGATTTACTAAGAGTGGAACAAGTGATTTCAAACTTAGTTTCAAACGCCATAAAATATACGGAAAAAGGACGTGTCGCGCTCAAAATGTCGATAGAAGAAGAGGAGCTCGTTTGTATAATTGAAGATAGTGGTATCGGGATTCCTGAACATGAATTACCATTTATTTTCGATAGTTATTTCCGCGCTTCTAATTCAAATATATTGAATTCGCACGGCATCGGCCTTGCTATTTGCAAGGAAATCATTTCACAGCATAATGGAAAAATCTATGCGGATAGTAATGACATGGGTTCGCGCTTTTACTTTACAATGCCAATACAGCATTAA
- a CDS encoding DUF4003 family protein, which produces MNEQLQLFFYNVEKIRLYFGSEAAPFEKELALKLTVRNIPFYYEDYEKVVQQIKANTKWYSSARAGQKIYHNYYVHFAKAPEQVVHTLHMYKQLTKQFKRNEQTYLAAMYMKHDADIQKLQTLTNELARQPSLTYSALKLSTTALLSTRENNVATLVQTYELYYKALISLGYEHKDTTKNSAVLLTLGTGIFCDETSQHLQQISHFIRKSDVKIERCHYNTIALLALAKFKVVQFPALYAIHDEICRELNIKKYDCNSLLLAAQIYTSNEAIGDLPESALDFNDMLHIDPVVAGECGSDNGGGGD; this is translated from the coding sequence ATGAACGAGCAACTACAATTATTTTTCTACAATGTCGAAAAAATCCGCCTTTATTTTGGTTCGGAAGCTGCTCCATTTGAAAAAGAATTAGCGCTTAAATTAACTGTGCGTAATATTCCTTTTTACTATGAAGACTATGAAAAGGTTGTACAGCAAATTAAGGCCAATACGAAATGGTATAGTAGTGCACGGGCTGGCCAAAAAATCTATCATAATTACTATGTACATTTCGCTAAAGCTCCTGAACAAGTCGTACACACATTACATATGTATAAACAGTTAACAAAGCAATTTAAACGAAATGAGCAAACGTACTTAGCAGCAATGTACATGAAGCATGACGCCGACATTCAAAAATTACAAACTCTCACTAACGAATTAGCACGGCAGCCCAGTTTAACCTATTCCGCACTTAAGCTTTCGACAACAGCTTTGCTTTCGACACGTGAAAATAATGTTGCAACTCTCGTACAAACATATGAACTCTATTACAAGGCTCTCATTTCATTAGGTTATGAGCATAAAGATACTACGAAAAATAGTGCAGTGCTATTAACTTTAGGGACGGGCATATTTTGTGATGAAACAAGTCAACACTTACAGCAAATTTCTCATTTTATTCGCAAATCCGATGTAAAGATTGAACGTTGTCATTACAATACAATTGCGCTATTGGCGTTAGCAAAATTTAAAGTAGTTCAATTCCCTGCTCTCTATGCAATTCACGACGAAATTTGCCGTGAGTTAAACATTAAAAAATACGACTGTAACTCGTTACTCTTAGCCGCGCAAATTTATACGTCCAATGAAGCCATCGGTGACTTACCAGAATCGGCACTCGATTTTAATGACATGCTGCACATTGATCCTGTAGTTGCAGGAGAATGTGGCTCTGACAACGGCGGTGGTGGAGATTAA
- the sstT gene encoding serine/threonine transporter SstT has translation MMNLFNKWNSINLVNRIIIGIVIGVVLALTIPETVSGITILGTLFISALKAVAPVLVFVLVINAIASHVKGKATNMKTVLLLYAVATFLAGFVAVVVSYIFPTTLTLKTAAQDVTPPSGILEVLETLLFNIVTNPVSALLNANYLGILAWAVVLGIALKGANDSTKAMITNLSDAITKIVQWVISLAPIGIMGVVFEAISTTGISALAEYGRLIVILVATMFFVALVVNPLIVFVVARRNPYPLVLTSLKESGITAFFTRSSAANIPVNMALAEKLKLNKDTYAVSIPLGATINMAGAAITISILTMAAAHTLGTEIDFFTAVVLMVLSAVSAAGASGVAGGSLLLIPLACSILGISDDIAMQVVAIGFIIGVIQDSCETALNSSSDIVFTAAAEYANERKNK, from the coding sequence ATGATGAATTTGTTCAACAAATGGAATAGTATTAATTTAGTAAACCGCATTATTATCGGTATTGTCATCGGTGTTGTTTTAGCATTAACAATTCCAGAAACCGTAAGCGGCATTACGATTCTTGGTACTTTGTTTATTTCAGCTTTAAAGGCAGTAGCACCCGTACTTGTATTTGTGTTAGTTATTAATGCGATTGCTTCACATGTAAAAGGCAAGGCTACCAATATGAAAACGGTTTTACTTCTATATGCAGTAGCAACGTTCTTGGCAGGCTTTGTGGCGGTAGTTGTAAGCTATATTTTCCCGACAACATTAACATTAAAAACGGCTGCACAAGATGTCACACCACCAAGCGGCATTTTAGAAGTGTTAGAAACGTTACTATTTAACATCGTTACGAACCCGGTTAGTGCATTGTTAAATGCGAATTATCTTGGCATTTTAGCCTGGGCCGTTGTATTAGGTATTGCTTTAAAAGGAGCAAATGACTCCACGAAAGCGATGATTACAAACCTATCCGATGCTATAACGAAAATTGTTCAATGGGTAATTAGTTTAGCACCAATTGGTATCATGGGTGTTGTATTTGAAGCAATTTCAACAACGGGTATTTCTGCATTAGCAGAATATGGTCGTTTAATTGTAATATTAGTTGCTACAATGTTTTTTGTAGCATTAGTCGTGAACCCGCTCATCGTATTTGTCGTGGCACGTCGGAATCCTTATCCATTAGTGTTAACTTCATTAAAAGAGAGTGGTATTACTGCATTTTTCACGCGAAGCTCGGCAGCAAATATTCCAGTAAATATGGCATTGGCTGAAAAATTGAAGCTTAATAAAGACACGTATGCAGTATCGATTCCTCTAGGGGCAACGATAAATATGGCTGGCGCAGCAATCACAATTTCAATTTTAACGATGGCAGCAGCCCATACATTAGGGACTGAAATAGATTTCTTTACGGCTGTTGTTTTAATGGTATTATCCGCTGTTTCGGCAGCAGGTGCTTCTGGCGTAGCTGGCGGTTCATTGCTATTAATCCCATTAGCATGTAGCATATTAGGTATTTCAGATGATATCGCCATGCAAGTGGTTGCGATTGGCTTTATTATCGGTGTAATCCAAGATTCTTGTGAAACAGCACTAAACTCTTCTTCGGATATTGTATTTACGGCAGCAGCAGAATACGCAAACGAGCGTAAAAATAAATAA
- a CDS encoding carboxylate--amine ligase: MSQQPFLPIIVGTDINAYNMAISFHEEYKIQPVLVGKGVLPFTNLSTIPRAIEYDKKLGDPTQFAKILISVAKKYEEAAEKLILIGTNDLYVRLIIENRNILKDYFVFNYIDEELMNEVQFKENFYKLCEQHGLDFPTTVFYNCKTDDEFTKDMLYPVIIKPSNGIEYSRHPFEGQEKVFKVENITELNNVVKMIKNSGYADTLIIQDYIPGEDTAMWDSVVYVSSKGETQLVSFAQVVLQEHTKTAIGNYTALISRYNENLMTKLSGFLEALNYRGFGNFDLKYDERDGKFKVFEVNIRQGRSSYYVTAMGHNMARYFVDDLIYNKEKPCTYLKGDVLFSVVPKIVLKKFVADPAVQADIARLLKENKMVNPLFYKQDKHLKRKFYMFMRQVNYYKKYKENVW, from the coding sequence ATGAGCCAACAACCATTTTTACCGATTATCGTAGGTACAGATATTAATGCATACAACATGGCGATATCATTCCATGAAGAATATAAAATCCAGCCCGTGTTAGTAGGAAAGGGTGTACTGCCATTCACAAATTTAAGTACGATACCTCGTGCCATAGAGTACGATAAAAAACTAGGTGACCCAACACAATTTGCAAAAATTTTAATAAGTGTTGCCAAAAAATATGAAGAAGCAGCTGAAAAATTAATTTTAATCGGGACAAACGACTTATATGTACGACTCATTATTGAAAATCGCAATATTTTAAAAGATTACTTTGTATTTAACTACATTGATGAAGAGTTAATGAATGAAGTTCAATTTAAAGAAAACTTTTATAAACTATGTGAGCAGCACGGCCTCGATTTTCCGACGACTGTTTTTTATAATTGTAAAACAGACGATGAGTTCACAAAAGATATGCTCTATCCGGTAATTATTAAGCCAAGTAATGGGATTGAATATAGCCGACATCCGTTTGAAGGACAAGAAAAAGTTTTTAAAGTTGAAAACATCACGGAGCTAAACAATGTTGTGAAAATGATTAAAAACAGTGGTTATGCTGACACATTAATCATTCAAGATTACATTCCTGGTGAAGATACAGCGATGTGGGATTCAGTTGTTTATGTAAGCTCAAAAGGCGAAACTCAGCTAGTATCATTTGCGCAAGTTGTACTACAAGAGCATACAAAAACAGCCATTGGGAATTATACAGCACTGATTTCTCGCTACAATGAAAATCTAATGACGAAGCTAAGCGGCTTTTTAGAAGCATTGAATTACCGCGGCTTTGGAAACTTCGATTTAAAATATGATGAGCGCGACGGTAAGTTCAAAGTATTTGAAGTAAATATCCGTCAAGGGCGTTCGAGTTATTATGTAACGGCAATGGGACATAATATGGCGCGTTATTTTGTTGATGATTTAATTTACAATAAAGAGAAGCCGTGCACGTATTTAAAAGGCGATGTATTATTTTCGGTCGTGCCAAAAATCGTACTGAAGAAATTCGTAGCTGATCCAGCTGTTCAAGCGGATATCGCCCGTTTATTAAAAGAAAATAAAATGGTGAACCCTTTATTCTACAAGCAAGACAAGCACCTAAAGCGCAAGTTCTATATGTTCATGCGTCAGGTGAATTATTACAAAAAATATAAAGAGAATGTTTGGTAA
- a CDS encoding bile acid:sodium symporter family protein, with protein MVQQLNQFIQRYMPILTPLSLVIGVILEQIGSNFLFLVPILFAVMTFISSLSLKFRDIKVFKMYPKTILFVIAFLHILMPLWAYTIAELIFDDYLLTIGFILSVAVPTGVTSVIWVTISKGNLPLCLAIILIDTLLAPILMPLLLHIVVGETIHIETAALIIDLILMIVLPSFVGMFINEWTKGELQKRYNQPFALISKLCLFGIIMINSSAIAPYVKNINAELALVIGTVLFVAVSGYILALALGKLFLKSKADQATFIFNGGMRNIAVGVVIATTYFPSKVAMPVVFGMLFQQVLASIFFKVTRT; from the coding sequence ATGGTTCAACAACTTAATCAATTTATTCAACGCTATATGCCGATATTAACGCCTCTAAGTTTAGTGATTGGCGTGATACTTGAACAAATAGGTAGTAATTTTTTATTTTTAGTTCCAATATTATTTGCAGTTATGACGTTTATTAGTAGTTTGAGTTTGAAATTTCGTGACATTAAAGTATTTAAAATGTACCCAAAAACGATTTTATTTGTCATAGCATTTTTACATATTTTAATGCCATTATGGGCGTACACAATAGCTGAGCTTATTTTCGATGATTATTTATTAACGATTGGTTTTATATTATCAGTAGCAGTTCCAACAGGTGTTACAAGTGTAATTTGGGTAACAATTAGTAAGGGAAATTTACCCTTATGTTTGGCGATTATCTTAATAGATACGTTACTAGCTCCAATATTAATGCCGTTACTTTTACACATCGTTGTTGGTGAGACAATTCATATAGAGACAGCAGCGCTCATTATTGATTTAATTTTGATGATTGTTCTGCCGTCGTTTGTCGGAATGTTTATCAATGAATGGACCAAAGGGGAGCTGCAAAAGCGTTATAATCAGCCGTTTGCATTGATTTCAAAACTATGTTTGTTTGGCATTATTATGATTAATAGTAGCGCCATTGCACCATATGTAAAAAATATAAATGCTGAGCTAGCACTTGTTATTGGGACTGTGTTATTCGTTGCGGTGTCAGGTTATATTCTGGCACTAGCACTTGGAAAGCTGTTTTTAAAATCAAAGGCTGATCAAGCGACATTTATTTTTAATGGTGGGATGCGTAATATTGCGGTAGGCGTTGTTATTGCAACGACATATTTTCCCTCTAAAGTAGCGATGCCAGTTGTTTTTGGGATGTTATTCCAACAAGTGTTAGCATCCATTTTCTTTAAAGTAACACGAACATAA
- a CDS encoding ADP-ribosylglycohydrolase family protein, protein MNKRKRALWGFIIGDAYGVPMEFMERDTFKVDDMIGYGCWDVPAGTWSDDSAMTLITIEHLIHDTSIADLKQAFCDWAFRGYWTHNDEPSFDVGLTISEVLNRWEKNGPFEQAKTDEKSNGNGALMRILPIALYSYKRSIEERYVKDYATLTHGHIRSTLCCMHYTYVVHHLMDGMTVAQSLENANKQLLPLLNYYPNEKPHFERIFSINELTRDDINSNGYVIHTLEAVYWSMLNSSSYYDTIFNAVHLGSDTDTVAAIAGGIAGIYYDELNVPEDWMELIPKRDEINKLLDRFVKVIF, encoded by the coding sequence ATGAATAAACGAAAACGTGCGCTTTGGGGCTTTATTATTGGCGATGCATATGGTGTGCCGATGGAATTTATGGAGCGTGATACATTTAAAGTAGATGATATGATTGGTTACGGTTGCTGGGATGTACCAGCAGGAACGTGGTCAGACGATAGCGCGATGACACTTATTACAATCGAACATCTAATACATGATACATCTATTGCAGATTTAAAACAGGCCTTTTGTGATTGGGCATTTCGTGGCTACTGGACTCATAATGATGAACCTTCATTTGATGTTGGTTTAACGATTTCAGAAGTTCTAAATCGTTGGGAGAAAAACGGGCCTTTTGAACAGGCGAAAACCGATGAAAAAAGCAATGGAAATGGGGCATTAATGCGTATTTTACCAATTGCTTTATATAGTTATAAGCGTAGTATCGAGGAACGCTATGTGAAAGATTATGCTACGTTAACACATGGCCATATTCGTTCGACGCTTTGTTGTATGCATTATACATATGTAGTACATCATTTAATGGATGGTATGACGGTTGCACAAAGCCTTGAGAATGCAAACAAGCAATTACTCCCCTTATTAAATTATTATCCAAATGAAAAACCACATTTTGAGCGTATTTTTTCAATCAATGAGTTAACACGCGATGATATTAATAGTAACGGCTATGTCATCCACACACTCGAAGCAGTATATTGGAGTATGCTCAATAGTTCAAGTTACTATGATACTATTTTCAATGCCGTTCACCTAGGAAGTGATACCGATACGGTTGCTGCGATTGCTGGTGGAATTGCTGGCATCTACTATGACGAGTTAAATGTACCTGAGGATTGGATGGAGTTAATTCCAAAACGCGATGAAATTAACAAATTGTTAGATCGGTTTGTAAAAGTAATTTTTTAA
- a CDS encoding UPF0158 family protein: MKLLEHLADAFLNGAQDFRFVYNRMTKEVDVLEMLNNDWEDDENLELVPYKESREMYEVMVDFSNQYEGELEEKLFQALNGRKPFRAFQETANSLGIINPWYDYEQEYTKKKMQEWLERL; the protein is encoded by the coding sequence ATGAAATTATTAGAGCATTTAGCAGACGCATTTTTAAACGGGGCACAGGATTTTCGATTTGTCTACAATCGTATGACAAAAGAGGTCGATGTGTTAGAAATGTTGAACAATGATTGGGAAGACGATGAAAATTTGGAGCTAGTACCATATAAAGAGTCGCGTGAAATGTATGAAGTAATGGTTGATTTTTCGAATCAGTATGAAGGAGAACTCGAAGAAAAATTATTTCAAGCATTAAATGGTCGTAAACCGTTTCGTGCATTTCAAGAAACAGCGAACAGCTTAGGAATTATAAATCCGTGGTACGATTATGAACAAGAATACACAAAAAAGAAAATGCAAGAATGGCTGGAACGTTTATAA